gtacttggaaggcagagaggcaggtgaatctctgtgagttcgaggccagcctggtctacagagtaagttccctgtctcagaaaaccaaaaaaagaaacagggacCCACCAAAAAGAGGAGCCCCTACCACAGAGAAGAGCCAATGAAAGGGATGCCTAGTATGGTCAGACCACCCAGACTTTCCTACTAGTGAGACTTAGCATGAAACAGGCTATGCTTTTTGTAATTCAGAGAAGTGGTATAGGGTCTGAACAGTGACAGGTCTGGGAGAGCAACACTGTCCACTGGGTGGGCTGGACCCTTTAGAAAAGCAGCCTgctgcagccagcacagcctTTATTTTGCCcggcaaccttttatacctcttctccttctgtggagacccaccagccagaaagaacacaaacatccttgtcaattacagaccacaaggaagttccgctgccagtcagggggagtgagggcagctggatcacaacttACCCCATTTTATAATAACCTTGCCTGCCATGGGGAATAGCCCTCTAATATTCCGTCTTAGGAAACATCCTGCCCCCAAAGTATTACCCATCCGTGACTACCCAGACACATAGCCCTAAACCAAGTATCCCCAGGACTGACAGCACCAACGAGCCAGACCAGTGCGCTGCAACCATCTAGCATGCACTAACTGGatggtaaaattaacaaaagcagcatTCCAAACCCCTCTCATATGATGGTTGAGTTCCATAACAGCAGTTGCATGCAATACAGTGCCATGAGTAACACACATAACATGATTAACTGTTGAAAAGTCCAAAGATAGTCCACTTGCTCCTGAACCAGAGCTACTTGTTGGTTTAAGGTCAATATGCCCAAGTGAATATGTCCATTAAGATCATttgatccaaagccacagagaaaccctgtctcgaaaaacaaaaaaaaaaaaacagaaaaaaaagatcatttgaaTGTCCAAAGCGTTGCTGACTCTTTCAGCCTGCTGGTTGACAGTCTCGGCCGTATGCACAGTCTGTGAGAGAGCAAGTCTGGCAGCAGTAGCTGTGGtggcaaagctctgctccagctgccttctggcccCAGCCGCACTCACTCTGGATCCAAACTGCTGCATGGAGTggagcagaactcagggaagcaggcttGCTGCTCCTGCTCGGGAACCATTGAAGGGGCCCCACTTTaacaatcttttagggaatttgggcatcgtcaacctgtctggctacttcctgatGAGCAGGGGTGCTGCATTCCTGGGAGTACTTTACATCaacatttcagggggtcttggtgaTTCAGACCATGTAAATTtgcaatgaatccacaggttctcatcctctgtggagacaaaagcagaacctcttttccaagtatcaaatccttagacccatattttaaagtcaaaatgcctttcttagcagttcccagaatgaaatgtctttctccagtccagaacacaaaagacaacacaatcaacacaataacatatatctCTCTATACATTCTATCTTTTGAGGCCTTTCAATTCACCCTCCCGCTTCTTTATACTTGCTTATCTTTTGGAGGATGTCCCTCAGAGTtatctctggggatgaaaaataaaaacactttaccTTCCCCAATACGCTCCTCAATTTAGCTGGTGGCTGGAGCAATCCCGTTCACATATCCCCACTTTCCAGATCTCGGTGGGACCTCCACTTGCTGcagccagcgcagcctggataCCAAGACTGGTGGGGGGTGCTAGGATTGAcacacggaggcttcttttcaggtggaagaacagcaacctttattttgcccagtaaccttttatacctctgctccttctgtggagacccactggccagaaagaacacaaacatccttgtcaattacagaccacaaggaagttccactgtcagtcagggggagtgaaagcagctggatcacaacagcAACCGTCATTGACAGGTCTTGTATGTGGTACTAACGCCCCAATACAGCAGTTGAAAGAAGTCATTTTCAGAGTGGTAGCAGGATTTAGAATAGGAGctaggaaaggaggcagaggaattgCTAGTCATGGGATGGAATGTAAAGATGAGGACCAGCAGCCCAAGAGCTGTGGAAGAGCTGGACAACAGGTGTGGGGGGGGCAGAGTGCACAGGTGCAGGTCAGGAACTCGAGATCACTGGAAGCACTGAGAGTCAGATGGGGAGGAGTTGATCCCAGGAGACTCCTACTCAGAACCAGCACCATACGCCTATGAGGAATGAGACTGGAGCAGTGGGACTAAAGCCTGAGGCGGGGAAAGGTTGAAACGGGTTGTAGTGTGAGTTTCAGCCTAGTGACCAGGCACTGAGCTCAGTCCTCCATGGAAAGCTGCAGCCTGGTATGGTGTCCATCTCTGTGCTTGGTGCACCtccatgcttgcctgcctgcagCCTGTAGGATTTATTCCTAGGTGCCTTGGTTTTTGTTGCTCTCATAAATTGAATTCTGTCCCTGTTCCCCACACAAGCTGCTGGTGGTATTTGAGATAGGTTATTATATactcctgactgttctggaactcactgtatagaccaggctggctgtgaactcacagagcttgggtctgcctctcaagtgctaggatgcCCATTATGCCCGGCCTTTATAAGCTGAATTAAAATTGTTGCTGTGACAGAAAGACGGTGCCTTTTGTGAGGGGGCTAAGCCTGGTGACTTTGGCAAGGTCATGACTCAAAAACTCTTAGTTCCTAACCAGACAGGCACCTTCCACAGCAGCAGTTTAAGGAGGTTCACTcccattgtttgtttttgtttttttttattatgtatacagtattctgtctgtgtgtctgcctgcaggccagaagagggcatcagatctcattttagatggttgtgagccaccatgtggttgctgggaattgaactcaggacatttggaagagcaggcaatgctcttaaccactgaggcatttctccagcccctccctcccagtTCTTacctcatttctgttgctgtggaggcTTCTGCGCCCAGGGTCATGGGcaggcaggacacacacacatacacgcttgTTGAGAGCAGCTGGAGGTAGAGAACTCACCTGATGCCTGTCTTGTGTGGTGTTTTTCAggatttcttcttctattctctAGTCTACGACCCACAGCAGAAGACCCTCCTGGCTGATAAAGGGGAAATCAGAGTAGGAAATCGGTACCAGGCTGACATCACCGACTTGCTAAAAGAAGGTGAGGTTCAGGCTGGGCCAGGAGGGAGGAAGCTGGAAGTAGTACCTGTAGCTGGAACCTCGGTAACCTTGACTTCTGCTCTTTCAACACCTCCTTCCTAGGGGACATTGGAATCCAGAAGCAAATCTCAAACCCAAGAGCCACCTGTTGAACCCCTTTAGATTCGTGATCTGGGATTTCCCTTTGGCTGTTCATTATGACTGATTTTATATTGTTTCTGCTAGGCAGCTGCTCTGCCACatgccacacccccagccccattcgtcatatttatttatatttcatgtgtgtggatattttgCTTGCAAGTGTATTGGTGCACCACTTTTGTACAGTGCCCATggagtcagaagaaggtgttggatctctGTGGCTGGAGTTAcgggcagttgtgaactgctctGTGGGTGCCGGCAGTTGAACCCAGGTTCCCTTGAAGAGCAGTGTTGTTAACCAAcgaaccatttccccagccctatTCATTCCccattgttttgaaacagagtctcacttaTTTTACATAGCCCAaactaaccttgaacttgctgccctcttgcttcagccttgaAAGTGCTGAGGATACAGAGGCAGCCACCACACTTGATTCATTGTagtttttacatttgtgtgtggtgtgtagagGGCAGAAGACCTACCCTGTGAGACCCAGGATTAGTTCATGTTCTtagtgtgcttgtggaggtcagagaacaacgtgTAGGAATCACCTCTTTCTAgcatgtgggttctagagattgaaTTCAAATTGTCAGGCTTGGCTACAAGCACTTTTGCATACTGAACTATCTCAACACCACCTCCTTTTGGGGGTGGTGTAAAatcacatttattcattaatcTGTATTTAGGGGTTTAGTGGTCTGAGGACATCCTGCAAGAATAGGTTCTATCCTACAATGGTAGGTCACAAAGATCAAACTCAGTTTCTCAGAAGTGATTTTATCACCGCCAGAGCAGATTGACACCCACCAACTCTGACATAGCATCTGAGACTTGCAGGTCCCCCCACATCTTCCTTCAGCAGCCTTAGCAGAATGATCTGATGAGCTCAAGACCCTGGCCTTTGTCCCCTAATAAAGTGCTCAGGCTCTGTCCCAATAGCCTGTCAGAGGTTCCATATCCCATCTAACTGTTAGCTCAATTTAAGAGAATAGTACATAGTCTCTGAGGCTGTGCTAGTACAGCGCATTGCTGCCTTAGAGTACTTGGCCCTAGTCAGCACATGTTCACCTCATTTTGCATGTCCTTCTCTTTACCTTTcatgctttttattctttgttttctgtgcttattAATCTCAGAATGTGGTGTTAAGCCCAGGTGGGTGGCAGCTGGGTGGGACCTGGCTTATCAAACAGCTGGCTCTCTGGGTACAAGGGTGCTTCCCTCTTGAGTTCTATGTTCAGTAGACTGCTTTGTTGACTTCTGTCTCATGGTTGAGTTTCTGACACTTAGGCATCCTGATGCCCATGCACAGCCTCTTAGCCACAGCCAGCCAGCTGCTGCCTGTGCTGGCCTCAGTTCAGCTTCTTCCCCAAACAGCCCAGCTCTGAGGCTCTATAAGCAGTCCTGAACCATGTCCAGCCTCCTGGGCTGAAGCCACAGTATCTGCTTTCTTAGCCTGGCcaggggaagagatggaggaaagtaAGAGAGGCCTTGCCTGTGAAATCTACATGAGCTTAGATTACACAGGGACCAGAAACTTGGCGAGGTCTCAAAGGTTAGAGGACCTCGATTGGAGCATCTGTTCTTCAGAATCCAGCAGCTCCATGAGTCCCAGGCATTTGTTGGCTCATTGGTGAGTGCTAGGAGAATCCATCCCTAAGAGAGCCACTTCAGGGCCCCAGAGGAATGGCCTGCCACTGTGGCCTCTTCCCTCCTAGTACTCCTCTGTAGCCTCTTGACCCAAAGGCAGTTGCTTCCCATGATGTCTTTCTTAAAAATACTtacttttattcatgtgtgtgtatgccatgtgtcaggggtgcccacagagatcagaggtgtttgtgagctgctacacatgggtactggaaatttgggtactgggacttgaacttgggtcttctggaagagcaatacatgctcttaactgctgagccatctctccatccccacccacaGTCCCTCTTTGAATTTGAATATGAAATTGAATACCTGCCTCCATTAACTATGTTGGAAATTTCAAAGGAGCAGTGTAGGTGGGAATCCTCTGGTGTTCTTTGCTCTCAGTTTCAGACAGTTGCAAATCATTTGCTTTGACCGGTATCTTAGTTTTTTGGAACCTTGGAATACTAAGCATTACACGCTGTGACTCCAGGTGAAGGGATTGAGTGCAGTCCACACCAAGAGAGAAACCTACCCACAACACTGAGCATAGGCTAAAGGTTATAGAATCCAGCAGTGGACTGTGATTGCCAGAGAACCTGATAATGATACAAGCTCCTCAATCCTTACCGTGGTCCATACTGGGACCGTGAAGTCCATGATCTTGCCCACAGAAGTGCGGTGGTGGGCTTCTGATTCAGTACCCTCATCCTCTGTGATCTGCCCTGCCCTGGATTTAGGGCCTAGAGATAGTAACTCTTTAAGAGGACCAGAAATACCTCCTTGGACACATCTAGTCCTTTTATTAGAGAGCTTGCTCCGTGCCCTGACTTGGAACCCAGTACCCTGCAGGGACTCAAGTACTGGCTGTTCATAGACACATGGTGCATTGATGCCAAGGACCAAAGGGGAATTGATTGGATCTGATGCAAATTCCGAAGCCTGATACCTTCATTAAATTATGAATGTAGTCCTTGGCTGGAGAGTCAGACAATGGATGATTGTGGGATTTCTCCTTGGGACATCTCCCTAGAGTCAGGCCTGGCCCAGCTCATGATACAGTTCTCCAGACTCTCAGTGCTGCTGTGTGCTCTTCATGATTACAGTTATTTCTTCACTAATTGTCCCATAACTCCCAGAGTAACAgatccctcccttccccaggtcATACCCAGCCTCGGGTGTTGGGTATGTATAGGGTGTAAAGCCCTTCCAGGCCAAGTGCCATGTaggttatgtgtatgtgtgtatgtactgcCCCACCTCCCAGTCAGCACTTCCCATCACCTGGGGAAAAGTGATACCGTGGGGCCTGGGGAACAGACAGACTTTTTGGTTTCAGTCTGTAGTGTTTCCCACAGCCTTTGCTGCTCTAATGCTTGTTTCCCATAGGTGAGGAGGATGGCCGTGATCAGTCAAAACTGGAGACCAAGGTGTGGGAAGCCCACAATCCACTTGTGGATAAGCAGATTGACCAGTTCCTTGTAGTGGCCCGGTGAGTCCAATAACCAGGGGTAAGCAAGTTGTTGCCTGCAGCATGGTGGTGGGTCTTGGGGACACGGAGCCTTAATTTGTACATCCAACATGAAGTCCATGGTCTCGCCCTTGTTTCCTGCTCAGACCTTTCCTGAGTATGGATGCAACCTTTTACGGCTGCAAATGTCCCTGGGTTCCTGCAGATCCCCATGCCAAGTGTACCTGTATGTCTGGGCCTCTGTTCTTACTGTGTGCCCTGAGGTCTATCTCAGCCATAGGCAGGCGCTTCTCCCAGGACTAGGCTAGGATCTAGCTAAAGAGCTCCCAGCTGTCTGAGTGGGTGGCTGGAGGCTGCTTGAATGAAGGAGGTAGGACCTAGAGAACCAGTGCTGAGCCCACAGGGCAGTTGAAGCCTAAGTGAATTCCAGCATGGCCCAGGAGGAGCCCTGTCTACCTTTGCCACAGATGGTGAAGCTTGGCATTCCCAGGTCTGAGGCAGCTCCCCTTAGAGAGATCTCCAGCAGACACAGTGGAGATGGAGAATTCTCCTAACCAGCATCTAGGCACTTTTTGTATGTTCTTTACCCTGACTCATTTGCACATGGGAACTCAGATGCCACCAAATTGCTCATGCAACTTCTACCTGGCCTCCTCTACAACTGAGCCCCAGAGACCCTTTGGTGGGTGTGCCACTTGGGTCCTGGCCCTCACTGACTTGCCTGGTGGAGGCAATCCCTCCAGCTCTGGTGGTTAGTGaatctccctcttccccagctccGTGGGCACCTTTGCACGGGCCCTGGATTGCAGCAGCTCCGTGCGGCAGCCTAGCCTGCACATGAGTGCCGCAGCAGCCTCCCGAGACATCACCCTGGTGAGTGGGTCACTGCCACTTCCCCTGCTTTCTTCTGGGGTCCAACAGCCGCAGAGGCATAGAGGGTCCTAGCAAGGAAACTGAGGACTTCAGTATCTTCTGGTACACCTTAGATTTGTCTAACATATGCCAAGGGAGTTAGGGAGGATTTCCCACCCAGGGGCCTTGGCAGCCACTAGATTGTTACCTTGAGACCTGAAAGAGTGGGGGGTCATATCCCAGGTTGAGGAAGATACTCCTTAGGGCCTGGGGACAGCCTGGACCCAGGGAGCCCTGCTGTCTTACAGTTCCATGCTATGGACACGCTGCACAAGAACATCTACGACATCTCCAAGGCCATCTCAGCCCTCGTGCCGCAGGGGGGGCCGGTGCTCTGCAGGGATGAGATGGAGGAGTGGTCAGCATCAGAAGCCAACCTTTTCGAGGAAGCTCTGGAAAAATATGGGAAGGATTTCACAGACATTCAACAAGATTTTGTAAGTGCTTGAGGCTGTGGTAGTGGCTAGCCAGGCCCCATCTCTCACCAAGGAAGATGCCTGTGCCTGTCCAGGCCCCTGCCCTTTCAGTCTGGGAATAGGCACTCACTGAGGAGCTAGGATTCTACTGTGTAGGAGCTTCCCTTGGGGGCATCCTCAAGACTTACCAGACTCATCCTCAAAACTGCTTGAACTTGTTTTGTTCTTAACTAAGTTGAGCCTCGCTCCTATGTAAATCACAGTAAAGACTTCAGGGTCTTTACTGAGTGGCCGAAGCCCTCAGAGTCCCCAACTCCCCAAAGGATTGAATAGTGCTAAACTTGACTGAAAGCCTGCAGACACTCTGGGGAAGGAGGTGAGTCAGCTGGGCCACCTCTACAGCCTTGAGGTTGTAGTGAGTGGACTCTGTTGTCCATTGGGAGCACTGTCAGAATAATAGCAAGGCTAAGCATGTTGAAATATTTCtataatcacagcattcaggaggctgagacaggagaattatgagtttgagaccagcctgggtaacaATGAGAACCTGCTACAAAACTAACAAACTCAGCAGCAGCAAGTCCAGACCAGGGTGGGAGAGCCAGGAACATGCAGAGTGCTGGCATAGGCATGGACAGGAGGTTTGAAGGGCCGACAGTCAGAAGGCGTAGCCCCAGGAAGCCCACAGAACCCACAGTCTCTGCTagacagctgggcggtggtggcacacgcctttaatctcagcacttgggaggcagagacaggcagatctttgtgagttcaaggccagcctggtctacagagtgagtcctaggaaagccagagcttgatgaggacagagaaaccctgtcttcaaaacaaaacaaaaaataataaataaagtgagCATaacctttttaaacaaaaagtagTTAGAAGAATGGGATAGAAAGAAAGCAACAATTAGAACAGAGCTGGCAGCATTTGAGGGAGGGCTAGACATGGTTGCTCCAATGGGTGGACAGCCCTGGAGAATCGGCACATTTCTAGACTCCATTCTGCAGATAAACTGAGTCTGTCCGAGACTCAAAAGAAAGGGTTGCAGAGCCACCTGCTGGAGAGCAAGGCCTACTGGCCAGAGGATCAAGTGAACCAGATACAGAAACAGGATTGATTGTCCACAGAACAGACAAACCCCATGCCACAAAACACACTTTCATGAGTCTGCTCTCGGCCAATTGTTCATGCAAATAAAGCTGAGCTGATAAATACTAAAGAAACAGATGACATTTCTAACCACCATGCTAGGCTGTAAAGACCAAAGCCCTAGTCTTggggtataactcagtggtaTAATGCTTGATTGCATGGGCGAtatcctggatttgatccccaccACTGCCAAAAACAGCCCATTGAGCCCTTTGAAATTACAActgccatttttttaaacagtagcTTGAGGTGAAAAGATTTCAGTCACTTGGCTTGTGGCCCAGAAAGCACTGGAAGAGGAGCAGGGTCAAGGGGCTCTTACACACTACTGTGAGCTGAAAGATAAAGTCCACCCCAGCCCTCAACATTGAGCAAAATACTAAGGGGAAGGATAAAGAATCTGTAAGAAGCTGTAGGGTTAACTACCCCAGAGAAGCAGCACAGCTGGCTTTCCCGCCAAGGAGAAGCACAGCATTGGCTGTGGATGCCACAAGGGCCTCTCGTCTCGTTTTGGACCCTCTTGTGCTCAGAGGACAAAGAGCACAAGAGCAAAGCATTGAGAATGGTGACACAGTCGTCAGGACCTGCTTTTGTCTTGTGATGGGGGGCAGAAGGGTAAGACAACAAGGTCTGCCAGTCTTGTCCTTTTCATGCCTGGTCCTTAGTAAGGACAGAACCAAGTTCTTGTCAGGTTCTAGCCTGAGTTTTCAAGGGAAGGTCAGCCACCCACTTCCTGTTGTTAACAAGGAGGGGAGGGGATTTGTTGTGTCATTAGTGGGGGACCAGAATTGATATTCCAGCACTGCCCTTGCCTCTGCTACCCTACTCCTTACCTATGTGGGCATAGTCCTGTTTCTGCTACCCATGTTGTCGCCTTCTCCCCCAGCTCCCATGGAAATCGCTCACCAGCATCATTGAGTATTACTACATGTGGAAGACCACCGACAGATACGTCCAGCAGGTGGGCCATCCCACCCTCCCACACCACATCCACCTCGTCCTTCCCCACAGTCCCCATATAGTCACATTAATGTGCTCATACCTTCCCTAAGCACTGGAGCAAAGAGGAAGGAGCCACGCTCCCTAGAGGACTCAGAGACTGGGGGGAAGGGACATTATTGAACCCTAGCCAGCCTGACACCCCCACTTCCTAGTCCTAGGTTGGCCAGGAGGGCGGCCATGCAAAATTTTCACAAGTCTTTTCCAAGGGAGCCAGTGATGGAAAAACAATGGTGTCCCCCTCCCTGTGGTCTCCCTGCTGCCTTGGCCAGCCTGGTGACCTCCCTaaccctttgttttgttttaagaaacgTTTGAAAGCagctgaagcagagagcaagTTAAAGCAGGTTTATATTCCCAACTAGTAAGTTCATTCTTATTTTCCTGGGGGCCAATGGTAGATGGGCAGAGGGTGTGGGACTCTTAGGATCCATTGGGGTCAGTGGCCTCCTGAGCTAAGTCAGGGAACCTCCGTCACCCTTTTCATGAGCTTCTTAGCTGGGGAGGAGGGATGAGGATTCAAATTCTTTTGACCCTGGAGTCAAGCTAGGTTTAGTGCTCAGCATATTGGGGCATGGAGTATGGCAGCCAGAATACAACAGACCAGGGGTACAGGGATGTCTGTTGGGATACAGACACCCCACGGCACCTGTGACTGATCCTTCTTCTCCATCAGTAACAAGCCAAATCCAAACCAGATCAGCGTCAACAGTGTCAAGGCCAGTGTAGTGAATGGCACAGGGACACCAGGCCAGAGCCCCGGGGCCGGCCGGGCCTGCGAGAGCTGTTACAGTAAGTGCTGTACCTGGCACCCACCATGGGCAGCAAGGGCCATGAAAATGCTACTATGTGGTTATGGCACTAATGGGGCCCCTGAAGGCCCCTGTGCCCAGAACTGGAATGACTCACCATAATGGggctacagtgtgtgtgtgggggggggggttggaaatCTTCCGCGGGAATGTAAAGTGGACCTGCTTTGGCCCTGGGCCAGTGggtgggatggtggtggtggtggggacactGGGATGCTCTCTGCACCGTTGGTTCTGCTTAAGAATCCGTCTATTTCCAACTTTGTTGTCCGTAGCCACACAGTCTTACCAGTGGTATTCTTGGGGTCCCCCTAACATGCAGTGTCGCCTCTGCGCATCTTGTTGGACATATTGGAAGAAATATGGTGGCTTGAAAATGCCAACCCGGTTAGATGGAGAGAGGCCGGGACCAAACCGCAATAACATGGTAAGTGGGACATGCCATACCTGTCAGCTGCTGCATGTAGGCCTCAGGTCTTTGGCCTCCAGTCACGGTGCTGTGTTGGGGTGGTGTGCCCCATTTCACAGAGTCCCCATGGCATCCCAGCCCGGAGCAGTGGGAGCCCCAAGTTTGCCATGAAGACAAGGCAGGCCTTCTACCTGCATACTACCAAGTTGACACGCATTGCCCGGCGCTTATGCCGTGAGATCCTACGGCCATGGCATGCCGCACGCCACCCCTACATGCCCATCAACAGTGCAGCAATCAAGGCTGAATGTGAGTCACACCTATTCCCTTTCTTGGCGCCAGCGGAAACCACAACCAAGCTGAGTGTCTAGGTTGGGGTAAAGGTCAGGGCCCTGATTCTTGGGGAGTATAGTTTTTCACTCTACCTCGTCCTCCTGTAGGCACGGCACGGCTGCCTGAAGCGTCCCAGAGCCCGCTGGTGCTGAAGCAGGTAGCGCGGAAGCCCCTGGAGGCTGTACTCCGGTACCTTGGTAAGCTGGCAGAGGGGTGCACACAGCTTTCTAACTCTAATCCTAGCAGCCCATCTCGGAAACTCTGCGTGATCACCAGAACTACCCTTTTGGCCTAAGTTGCACTGTGCCAGGCTCAGGAATACCCACAGAGAACAGTGCTACTTTCTGTCCCCGTATTGGTCCTGAGTCCCAGGCCCTTTGTTTCTAATCTCTGGCATACCCAGTAGCCCTGTGTCCTATTTGAAAcggagttctctgtgtagccatggatgccccagaagtcactctgtagaccaggctgacctcaagctcacagagattcctgcctttgtttcccaagtattaggattaagggagtgcaccaccacacctgacttctgACTAGGGTTTATGCCAGGTGTAACCCAACCTATAAGTCTACCAAGACAGGGTTGACTGCAGGGATGCCTTTCCCCAACGATCAGACAACACTGCAGGCCTTTTTGAGCCCCTGGTGGTCAAGGTGCTCTTCTGACTAGCAGCCTTGCAGGGGTAGTGCCTTGCTTGTGTTGATCTGGACACTGTTGAGATCTCTAAGCAGTGCTACTGACCATTTAGAAATGGCACATTCTGAGGTCAAGCCAGACACTGGGGTTCACTTTTTTGCAGTGTTTAAGTGGGTGTGAGTCAGTCCTCCAGCATGGAGGTAGCAGTCCTTCTAGAAAGGACATTCCAGAACCATGAGCTAAGTGTGTTCATTGCAGACACAAGTGTCTTTGGCTTTGCTCCCTATCCGGGGTCCTAGGCCCCAGGGCCAGCCTTGCCCTTGTTCTGTAGGAGGATGTGGTCAGTGCTAGGATCCGCCTTCTGTGGGGCAGatccttgctcagcctgccaGGCAGCTCAGTGTCTGGCCAGTAGCCAGTTTTCTGCCTTCAGACCTGGTGGCCTGGATGTGAAGGCTGTCTGATGGGGTTGCTGTGTTTATGGGCTGTGTCTGGATCTTGTAAGCTCTTAGCACTTACCCAGCTGGACTCTGCTTGGCTGTCATCCCTCCTGAAGATATCCTAGGTAGCCCTGCTGCTATTTTGATCCCCAGC
The Microtus ochrogaster isolate Prairie Vole_2 chromosome 1, MicOch1.0, whole genome shotgun sequence DNA segment above includes these coding regions:
- the Mta1 gene encoding metastasis-associated protein MTA1 isoform X1, with protein sequence MGKVVRMRKAAEGRWILGPDYVYFENSSSNPYLIRRIEELNKTANGNVEAKVVCFYRRRDISSSLIALADKHATLSVCYRAGPGADTGEEGEVEEEVENPEMMDLPEKLKHQLRHRELFLSRQLESLPATHIRGKCSVTLLNETESLKSYLEREDFFFYSLVYDPQQKTLLADKGEIRVGNRYQADITDLLKEGEEDGRDQSKLETKVWEAHNPLVDKQIDQFLVVARSVGTFARALDCSSSVRQPSLHMSAAAASRDITLFHAMDTLHKNIYDISKAISALVPQGGPVLCRDEMEEWSASEANLFEEALEKYGKDFTDIQQDFLPWKSLTSIIEYYYMWKTTDRYVQQKRLKAAEAESKLKQVYIPNYNKPNPNQISVNSVKASVVNGTGTPGQSPGAGRACESCYTTQSYQWYSWGPPNMQCRLCASCWTYWKKYGGLKMPTRLDGERPGPNRNNMSPHGIPARSSGSPKFAMKTRQAFYLHTTKLTRIARRLCREILRPWHAARHPYMPINSAAIKAECTARLPEASQSPLVLKQVARKPLEAVLRYLETHPRPPKPDPVKSSSSVLSSLTPAKSAPVINNGSPTILGKRSYEQHNGVDGNMKKRLLMPSRGTYLGLANHGQTRHMGPSRNLLLNGKSYPTKVRLIRGGSLPPVKRRRMNWIDAPDDVFYMATEETRKIRKLLSSSETKRAARRPYKPIALRQSQALPLRPPPPAPVNDEPIVIED